Proteins encoded by one window of Lathyrus oleraceus cultivar Zhongwan6 chromosome 1, CAAS_Psat_ZW6_1.0, whole genome shotgun sequence:
- the LOC127120958 gene encoding cytochrome P450 85A, which produces MVFFMVIFGVFFILCLCSALLRWNEVRYRKKGLPPGTMGWPVFGETTEFLKQGPNFMKNQRLRFGSFFKSHILGCPTIVSMDAEVNRYILMNESKGLVPGYPQSMLDILGKCNIAAVHGSTHKYLRGALLSIISPTMIRDQILPKIDEFMSFQLSHWDDKIINIQEKTKEMVFLSSLKQIASIDSTSKIADSFKTEFFKLVLGTISLPINLPGTNYHRGFQARKNIVNILRELLKERRASNETHKDILGCLMENEENKYKLSDEEIIDLVITLMYSGYETVSTTSMMAVKYLHDHPKALEEIRKEHLAIRERKKPNEPIDFNDIKSMRFTRAVIFETSRLATIVNGVLRKTTQDMELNGYLIPKGWRIYVYTREINYDPFLYPEPLAFNPWRWMDKSLESSNYFLIFGGGTRLCPGKEAGITEISTFLHYLLTRYRWEETGGDKLMKFPRVQAPNGLHMKFSSFNN; this is translated from the exons ATGGTTTTTTTCATGGTAATTTTTGGTGTTTTTTTCATTCTCTGTTTATGCTCTGCTCTTTTGCGATGGAACGAAGTAAGATATAGGAAGAAAGGTTTACCTCCTGGCACAATGGGATGGCCAGTTTTTGGAGAGACAACAGAGTTTCTTAAACAAGgtccaaatttcatgaaaaatcAAAGATTAAg GTTTGGGAGTTTTTTCAAATCACATATACTTGGTTGTCCTACAATAGTCTCAATGGATGCAGAGGTTAATAGATACATATTAATGAATGAATCAAAGGGTCTTGTTCCTGGATATCCTCAATCTATGTTGGATATCTTAGGAAAATGTAATATTGCAGCTGTTCATGGTTCAACTCACAAGTACTTGAGAGGAGCACTTCTTTCTATCATTAGTCCAACTATGATTAGAGATCAAATTTTGCCTAAAATTGATGAGTTTATGAGTTTTCAATTGAGTCATTGGGATGACAAAATCATCAACATTCAAGAGAAAACCAAAGAG ATGGTGTTCTTGTCATCTTTGAAGCAGATTGCAAGTATAGACTCAACCTCAAAAATTGCTGATTCTTTCAAGACAGAGTTTTTTAAACTTGTTTTAGGAACCATTTCTTTGCCTATTAATCTTCCCGGAACAAATTACCACCGTGGATTTCAG GCAAGGAAGAATATAGTTAACATTTTGAGAGAGTTACTAAAAGAAAGAAGAGCAAGCAATGAAACTCACAAAGACATTCTTGGTTGTTTAATGGAAAATGAAGAAAATAAGTACAAATTAAGTGATGAAGAAATAATTGACTTAGTAATTACACTTATGTATTCTGGTTATGAAACTGTTTCAACAACATCAATGATGGCTGTCAAGTACCTCCATGATCATCCCAAAGCTCTTGAAGAAATTAGA AAAGAGCATTTGGCTATAAGAGAAAGGAAAAAACCAAATGAACCAATTGATTTCAATGATATCAAATCAATGAGATTTACTCGTGCG GTGATTTTTGAGACATCTAGATTAGCTACAATAGTTAATGGAGTTTTAAGGAAAACCACTCAAGATATGGAACTAAATg GATATTTGATTCCTAAAGGATGGAGAATATATGTGTATACAAGAGAAATAAATTATGATCCTTTTTTGTATCCTGAACCATTAGCATTTAATCCATGGAGATGGATG GATAAAAGTTTGGAATCATCAAATTATTTCTTGATATTTGGAGGTGGCACTAGACTTTGTCCAGGAAAAGAGGCAGGAATAACAGAAATTTCAACTTTCTTACATTATCTACTAACTAGATACAG GTGGGAAGAAACAGGAGGAGATAAATTAATGAAGTTTCCTAGAGTTCAAGCACCAAATGGATTGCACATGAAATTTTCATCTTTTAATAACTAG